The proteins below come from a single Tachysurus fulvidraco isolate hzauxx_2018 chromosome 13, HZAU_PFXX_2.0, whole genome shotgun sequence genomic window:
- the LOC113634363 gene encoding beta-1,4-galactosyltransferase galt-1-like isoform X4, whose product MNKQASGLRSRISRQFVAPKTLFILIVIVVLIFVRYFLTGLKPVKYRKPDYYPHWKKSNLLACEGKVKNDPIIKVTNLKTYMVGSYVEHRQEVKRIRTIAIVLLSENAEYQCMLCCNGKNVSVSASLNIHSDHYGFEYGTADIICQIPEECPTPTHVAITPKSPKENGLLQDIHAFQPVRNQQKQEVFPYEFTVCISAMYDYENVLLLVQAMEMFRILGVQKVAIYKTNCSKDTQKVLDYYVSQNFVELIPWSVSSYINVSRGWKKQVSPGELHYFGQIAALNDCLYRYMYKSHYVALQDLDEFILPLNFNNWAELLPELERKYGQEVGFEFENNFFPIYLKDPKSKKYSPDSWKKVPGQNILEYVYKLINDPSKFNNFKVIVNPRLVFETTVHGLLKSMKGTVRVNPEVARMYHIKNFKKEDALTNKIILDTHLRDYADRLIPAVSEVLHIVLKLPKV is encoded by the exons atgaaTAAGCAGGCTTCTGGTCTTCGCAG taGAATCTCACGGCAGTTTGTTGCTCCAAAGACCCTCTTTATCCTAATTGTCATTGTTGTGCTCATATTTGTGAGATATTTCCTGACTGGTTTAAAACCTGTGAAATATCGGAAGCCTGACTATTACCCTCACTGGAAAAAGTCAAACCTTCTCGCATGCGAAGGGAAAGTGAAAAATGACCCAATCATTAAAGTCACCAATCTTAAAACATACATGGTTGGCTCCTATGTAGAGCACCGACAAGAGGTGAAGAGGATAAGAACAATTGCTATAGTGCTTCTCAGTGAAAATGCAGAGTATCAATGCATGCTGTGCTGCAATGGGAAGAATGTGTCAGTATCTGCTTCTTTAAACATTCACTCTGATCACTATGGGTTTGAGTACGGCACTGCTGATATTATATGCCAAATACCGGAAGAGTGTCCAACACCAACACATGTGGCTATCACTCCCAAATCACCTAAAGAGAATGGATTACTGCAGGATATTCATGCCTTCCAACCTGTTAGGAATcaacagaaacaggaagtttTTCCCTATGAATTCACAGTTTGCATTTCTGCCATGTATGACTATGAGAATGTATTGCTGCTTGTTCAGGCCATGGAGATGTTCAGGATACTCGGTGTCCAGAAGGTAGCTATTTACAAAACCAACTGCAGTAAAGATACACAGAAGGTCCTGGATTATTACGTCAGTCAGAACTTTGTGGAGCTCATCCCTTGGAGTGTATCGTCCTACATTAATGTATCCAGAGGCTGGAAGAAGCAGGTATCGCCAGGGGAACTACACTACTTTGGGCAAATCGCAGCACTTAATGACTGTTTGTATCGTTACATGTACAAGAGTCACTATGTAGCTCTTCAAGATCTGGATGAATTCATTCTACCTTTGAATTTTAACAATTGGGCAGAGCTTCTGCCTGAATTGGAGAGGAAATATGGTCAGGAGGTGGGATTTGAGTTtgagaataatttttttcctatttactTGAAGGATCCAAAATCCAAAAAGTATTCACCAGACTCCTGGAAGAAGGTTCCGGgacaaaacattttagaatatGTTTATAAGTTAATCAATGATCCTTCAAAATTCAATAATTTCAAAGTTATTGTAAATCCTCGTCTAGTGTTTGAAACTACAGTCCATGGATTGTTGAAATCAATGAAGGGTACTGTGAGAGTGAACCCTGAAGTTGCCCGCATGTATCACATAAAGAACTTTAAGAAAGAAGATGcgttaacaaataaaatcatactGGACACTCATCTCAGAGACTATGCAGATAGGCTGATACCTGCTGTTTCTGAAGTGCTTCATATTGTACTAAAATTGCCAAAA GTGTAA
- the LOC113634363 gene encoding beta-1,4-galactosyltransferase galt-1-like isoform X3, with translation MNKQASGLRSRISRQFVAPKTLFILIVIVVLIFVRYFLTGLKPVKYRKPDYYPHWKKSNLLACEGKVKNDPIIKVTNLKTYMVGSYVEHRQEVKRIRTIAIVLLSENAEYQCMLCCNGKNVSVSASLNIHSDHYGFEYGTADIICQIPEECPTPTHVAITPKSPKENGLLQDIHAFQPVRNQQKQEVFPYEFTVCISAMYDYENVLLLVQAMEMFRILGVQKVAIYKTNCSKDTQKVLDYYVSQNFVELIPWSVSSYINVSRGWKKQVSPGELHYFGQIAALNDCLYRYMYKSHYVALQDLDEFILPLNFNNWAELLPELERKYGQEVGFEFENNFFPIYLKDPKSKKYSPDSWKKVPGQNILEYVYKLINDPSKFNNFKVIVNPRLVFETTVHGLLKSMKGTVRVNPEVARMYHIKNFKKEDALTNKIILDTHLRDYADRLIPAVSEVLHIVLKLPKV, from the exons atgaaTAAGCAGGCTTCTGGTCTTCGCAG taGAATCTCACGGCAGTTTGTTGCTCCAAAGACCCTCTTTATCCTAATTGTCATTGTTGTGCTCATATTTGTGAGATATTTCCTGACTGGTTTAAAACCTGTGAAATATCGGAAGCCTGACTATTACCCTCACTGGAAAAAGTCAAACCTTCTCGCATGCGAAGGGAAAGTGAAAAATGACCCAATCATTAAAGTCACCAATCTTAAAACATACATGGTTGGCTCCTATGTAGAGCACCGACAAGAGGTGAAGAGGATAAGAACAATTGCTATAGTGCTTCTCAGTGAAAATGCAGAGTATCAATGCATGCTGTGCTGCAATGGGAAGAATGTGTCAGTATCTGCTTCTTTAAACATTCACTCTGATCACTATGGGTTTGAGTACGGCACTGCTGATATTATATGCCAAATACCGGAAGAGTGTCCAACACCAACACATGTGGCTATCACTCCCAAATCACCTAAAGAGAATGGATTACTGCAGGATATTCATGCCTTCCAACCTGTTAGGAATcaacagaaacaggaagtttTTCCCTATGAATTCACAGTTTGCATTTCTGCCATGTATGACTATGAGAATGTATTGCTGCTTGTTCAGGCCATGGAGATGTTCAGGATACTCGGTGTCCAGAAGGTAGCTATTTACAAAACCAACTGCAGTAAAGATACACAGAAGGTCCTGGATTATTACGTCAGTCAGAACTTTGTGGAGCTCATCCCTTGGAGTGTATCGTCCTACATTAATGTATCCAGAGGCTGGAAGAAGCAGGTATCGCCAGGGGAACTACACTACTTTGGGCAAATCGCAGCACTTAATGACTGTTTGTATCGTTACATGTACAAGAGTCACTATGTAGCTCTTCAAGATCTGGATGAATTCATTCTACCTTTGAATTTTAACAATTGGGCAGAGCTTCTGCCTGAATTGGAGAGGAAATATGGTCAGGAGGTGGGATTTGAGTTtgagaataatttttttcctatttactTGAAGGATCCAAAATCCAAAAAGTATTCACCAGACTCCTGGAAGAAGGTTCCGGgacaaaacattttagaatatGTTTATAAGTTAATCAATGATCCTTCAAAATTCAATAATTTCAAAGTTATTGTAAATCCTCGTCTAGTGTTTGAAACTACAGTCCATGGATTGTTGAAATCAATGAAGGGTACTGTGAGAGTGAACCCTGAAGTTGCCCGCATGTATCACATAAAGAACTTTAAGAAAGAAGATGcgttaacaaataaaatcatactGGACACTCATCTCAGAGACTATGCAGATAGGCTGATACCTGCTGTTTCTGAAGTGCTTCATATTGTACTAAAATTGCCAAAAGTGTAA
- the LOC113634363 gene encoding beta-1,4-galactosyltransferase galt-1-like isoform X7, with protein sequence MNKQASGLRRISRQFVAPKTLFILIVIVVLIFVRYFLTGLKPVKYRKPDYYPHWKKSNLLACEGKVKNDPIIKVTNLKTYMVGSYVEHRQEVKRIRTIAIVLLSENAEYQCMLCCNGKNVSVSASLNIHSDHYGFEYGTADIICQIPEECPTPTHVAITPKSPKENGLLQDIHAFQPVRNQQKQEVFPYEFTVCISAMYDYENVLLLVQAMEMFRILGVQKVAIYKTNCSKDTQKVLDYYVSQNFVELIPWSVSSYINVSRGWKKQVSPGELHYFGQIAALNDCLYRYMYKSHYVALQDLDEFILPLNFNNWAELLPELERKYGQEVGFEFENNFFPIYLKDPKSKKYSPDSWKKVPGQNILEYVYKLINDPSKFNNFKVIVNPRLVFETTVHGLLKSMKGTVRVNPEVARMYHIKNFKKEDALTNKIILDTHLRDYADRLIPAVSEVLHIVLKLPKV encoded by the exons atgaaTAAGCAGGCTTCTGGTCTTCGCAG AATCTCACGGCAGTTTGTTGCTCCAAAGACCCTCTTTATCCTAATTGTCATTGTTGTGCTCATATTTGTGAGATATTTCCTGACTGGTTTAAAACCTGTGAAATATCGGAAGCCTGACTATTACCCTCACTGGAAAAAGTCAAACCTTCTCGCATGCGAAGGGAAAGTGAAAAATGACCCAATCATTAAAGTCACCAATCTTAAAACATACATGGTTGGCTCCTATGTAGAGCACCGACAAGAGGTGAAGAGGATAAGAACAATTGCTATAGTGCTTCTCAGTGAAAATGCAGAGTATCAATGCATGCTGTGCTGCAATGGGAAGAATGTGTCAGTATCTGCTTCTTTAAACATTCACTCTGATCACTATGGGTTTGAGTACGGCACTGCTGATATTATATGCCAAATACCGGAAGAGTGTCCAACACCAACACATGTGGCTATCACTCCCAAATCACCTAAAGAGAATGGATTACTGCAGGATATTCATGCCTTCCAACCTGTTAGGAATcaacagaaacaggaagtttTTCCCTATGAATTCACAGTTTGCATTTCTGCCATGTATGACTATGAGAATGTATTGCTGCTTGTTCAGGCCATGGAGATGTTCAGGATACTCGGTGTCCAGAAGGTAGCTATTTACAAAACCAACTGCAGTAAAGATACACAGAAGGTCCTGGATTATTACGTCAGTCAGAACTTTGTGGAGCTCATCCCTTGGAGTGTATCGTCCTACATTAATGTATCCAGAGGCTGGAAGAAGCAGGTATCGCCAGGGGAACTACACTACTTTGGGCAAATCGCAGCACTTAATGACTGTTTGTATCGTTACATGTACAAGAGTCACTATGTAGCTCTTCAAGATCTGGATGAATTCATTCTACCTTTGAATTTTAACAATTGGGCAGAGCTTCTGCCTGAATTGGAGAGGAAATATGGTCAGGAGGTGGGATTTGAGTTtgagaataatttttttcctatttactTGAAGGATCCAAAATCCAAAAAGTATTCACCAGACTCCTGGAAGAAGGTTCCGGgacaaaacattttagaatatGTTTATAAGTTAATCAATGATCCTTCAAAATTCAATAATTTCAAAGTTATTGTAAATCCTCGTCTAGTGTTTGAAACTACAGTCCATGGATTGTTGAAATCAATGAAGGGTACTGTGAGAGTGAACCCTGAAGTTGCCCGCATGTATCACATAAAGAACTTTAAGAAAGAAGATGcgttaacaaataaaatcatactGGACACTCATCTCAGAGACTATGCAGATAGGCTGATACCTGCTGTTTCTGAAGTGCTTCATATTGTACTAAAATTGCCAAAAGTGTAA
- the LOC113634363 gene encoding beta-1,4-galactosyltransferase galt-1-like isoform X5: METQTAVICSRISRQFVAPKTLFILIVIVVLIFVRYFLTGLKPVKYRKPDYYPHWKKSNLLACEGKVKNDPIIKVTNLKTYMVGSYVEHRQEVKRIRTIAIVLLSENAEYQCMLCCNGKNVSVSASLNIHSDHYGFEYGTADIICQIPEECPTPTHVAITPKSPKENGLLQDIHAFQPVRNQQKQEVFPYEFTVCISAMYDYENVLLLVQAMEMFRILGVQKVAIYKTNCSKDTQKVLDYYVSQNFVELIPWSVSSYINVSRGWKKQVSPGELHYFGQIAALNDCLYRYMYKSHYVALQDLDEFILPLNFNNWAELLPELERKYGQEVGFEFENNFFPIYLKDPKSKKYSPDSWKKVPGQNILEYVYKLINDPSKFNNFKVIVNPRLVFETTVHGLLKSMKGTVRVNPEVARMYHIKNFKKEDALTNKIILDTHLRDYADRLIPAVSEVLHIVLKLPKV, translated from the exons atggaAACACAGACTGCTGTTATTTGCAG taGAATCTCACGGCAGTTTGTTGCTCCAAAGACCCTCTTTATCCTAATTGTCATTGTTGTGCTCATATTTGTGAGATATTTCCTGACTGGTTTAAAACCTGTGAAATATCGGAAGCCTGACTATTACCCTCACTGGAAAAAGTCAAACCTTCTCGCATGCGAAGGGAAAGTGAAAAATGACCCAATCATTAAAGTCACCAATCTTAAAACATACATGGTTGGCTCCTATGTAGAGCACCGACAAGAGGTGAAGAGGATAAGAACAATTGCTATAGTGCTTCTCAGTGAAAATGCAGAGTATCAATGCATGCTGTGCTGCAATGGGAAGAATGTGTCAGTATCTGCTTCTTTAAACATTCACTCTGATCACTATGGGTTTGAGTACGGCACTGCTGATATTATATGCCAAATACCGGAAGAGTGTCCAACACCAACACATGTGGCTATCACTCCCAAATCACCTAAAGAGAATGGATTACTGCAGGATATTCATGCCTTCCAACCTGTTAGGAATcaacagaaacaggaagtttTTCCCTATGAATTCACAGTTTGCATTTCTGCCATGTATGACTATGAGAATGTATTGCTGCTTGTTCAGGCCATGGAGATGTTCAGGATACTCGGTGTCCAGAAGGTAGCTATTTACAAAACCAACTGCAGTAAAGATACACAGAAGGTCCTGGATTATTACGTCAGTCAGAACTTTGTGGAGCTCATCCCTTGGAGTGTATCGTCCTACATTAATGTATCCAGAGGCTGGAAGAAGCAGGTATCGCCAGGGGAACTACACTACTTTGGGCAAATCGCAGCACTTAATGACTGTTTGTATCGTTACATGTACAAGAGTCACTATGTAGCTCTTCAAGATCTGGATGAATTCATTCTACCTTTGAATTTTAACAATTGGGCAGAGCTTCTGCCTGAATTGGAGAGGAAATATGGTCAGGAGGTGGGATTTGAGTTtgagaataatttttttcctatttactTGAAGGATCCAAAATCCAAAAAGTATTCACCAGACTCCTGGAAGAAGGTTCCGGgacaaaacattttagaatatGTTTATAAGTTAATCAATGATCCTTCAAAATTCAATAATTTCAAAGTTATTGTAAATCCTCGTCTAGTGTTTGAAACTACAGTCCATGGATTGTTGAAATCAATGAAGGGTACTGTGAGAGTGAACCCTGAAGTTGCCCGCATGTATCACATAAAGAACTTTAAGAAAGAAGATGcgttaacaaataaaatcatactGGACACTCATCTCAGAGACTATGCAGATAGGCTGATACCTGCTGTTTCTGAAGTGCTTCATATTGTACTAAAATTGCCAAAAGTGTAA
- the LOC113634363 gene encoding beta-1,4-galactosyltransferase galt-1-like isoform X8, protein METQTAVICRISRQFVAPKTLFILIVIVVLIFVRYFLTGLKPVKYRKPDYYPHWKKSNLLACEGKVKNDPIIKVTNLKTYMVGSYVEHRQEVKRIRTIAIVLLSENAEYQCMLCCNGKNVSVSASLNIHSDHYGFEYGTADIICQIPEECPTPTHVAITPKSPKENGLLQDIHAFQPVRNQQKQEVFPYEFTVCISAMYDYENVLLLVQAMEMFRILGVQKVAIYKTNCSKDTQKVLDYYVSQNFVELIPWSVSSYINVSRGWKKQVSPGELHYFGQIAALNDCLYRYMYKSHYVALQDLDEFILPLNFNNWAELLPELERKYGQEVGFEFENNFFPIYLKDPKSKKYSPDSWKKVPGQNILEYVYKLINDPSKFNNFKVIVNPRLVFETTVHGLLKSMKGTVRVNPEVARMYHIKNFKKEDALTNKIILDTHLRDYADRLIPAVSEVLHIVLKLPKV, encoded by the exons atggaAACACAGACTGCTGTTATTTGCAG AATCTCACGGCAGTTTGTTGCTCCAAAGACCCTCTTTATCCTAATTGTCATTGTTGTGCTCATATTTGTGAGATATTTCCTGACTGGTTTAAAACCTGTGAAATATCGGAAGCCTGACTATTACCCTCACTGGAAAAAGTCAAACCTTCTCGCATGCGAAGGGAAAGTGAAAAATGACCCAATCATTAAAGTCACCAATCTTAAAACATACATGGTTGGCTCCTATGTAGAGCACCGACAAGAGGTGAAGAGGATAAGAACAATTGCTATAGTGCTTCTCAGTGAAAATGCAGAGTATCAATGCATGCTGTGCTGCAATGGGAAGAATGTGTCAGTATCTGCTTCTTTAAACATTCACTCTGATCACTATGGGTTTGAGTACGGCACTGCTGATATTATATGCCAAATACCGGAAGAGTGTCCAACACCAACACATGTGGCTATCACTCCCAAATCACCTAAAGAGAATGGATTACTGCAGGATATTCATGCCTTCCAACCTGTTAGGAATcaacagaaacaggaagtttTTCCCTATGAATTCACAGTTTGCATTTCTGCCATGTATGACTATGAGAATGTATTGCTGCTTGTTCAGGCCATGGAGATGTTCAGGATACTCGGTGTCCAGAAGGTAGCTATTTACAAAACCAACTGCAGTAAAGATACACAGAAGGTCCTGGATTATTACGTCAGTCAGAACTTTGTGGAGCTCATCCCTTGGAGTGTATCGTCCTACATTAATGTATCCAGAGGCTGGAAGAAGCAGGTATCGCCAGGGGAACTACACTACTTTGGGCAAATCGCAGCACTTAATGACTGTTTGTATCGTTACATGTACAAGAGTCACTATGTAGCTCTTCAAGATCTGGATGAATTCATTCTACCTTTGAATTTTAACAATTGGGCAGAGCTTCTGCCTGAATTGGAGAGGAAATATGGTCAGGAGGTGGGATTTGAGTTtgagaataatttttttcctatttactTGAAGGATCCAAAATCCAAAAAGTATTCACCAGACTCCTGGAAGAAGGTTCCGGgacaaaacattttagaatatGTTTATAAGTTAATCAATGATCCTTCAAAATTCAATAATTTCAAAGTTATTGTAAATCCTCGTCTAGTGTTTGAAACTACAGTCCATGGATTGTTGAAATCAATGAAGGGTACTGTGAGAGTGAACCCTGAAGTTGCCCGCATGTATCACATAAAGAACTTTAAGAAAGAAGATGcgttaacaaataaaatcatactGGACACTCATCTCAGAGACTATGCAGATAGGCTGATACCTGCTGTTTCTGAAGTGCTTCATATTGTACTAAAATTGCCAAAAGTGTAA
- the LOC113634363 gene encoding beta-1,4-galactosyltransferase galt-1-like isoform X6 → MNKQTADLRSRISRQFVAPKTLFILIVIVVLIFVRYFLTGLKPVKYRKPDYYPHWKKSNLLACEGKVKNDPIIKVTNLKTYMVGSYVEHRQEVKRIRTIAIVLLSENAEYQCMLCCNGKNVSVSASLNIHSDHYGFEYGTADIICQIPEECPTPTHVAITPKSPKENGLLQDIHAFQPVRNQQKQEVFPYEFTVCISAMYDYENVLLLVQAMEMFRILGVQKVAIYKTNCSKDTQKVLDYYVSQNFVELIPWSVSSYINVSRGWKKQVSPGELHYFGQIAALNDCLYRYMYKSHYVALQDLDEFILPLNFNNWAELLPELERKYGQEVGFEFENNFFPIYLKDPKSKKYSPDSWKKVPGQNILEYVYKLINDPSKFNNFKVIVNPRLVFETTVHGLLKSMKGTVRVNPEVARMYHIKNFKKEDALTNKIILDTHLRDYADRLIPAVSEVLHIVLKLPKV, encoded by the coding sequence taGAATCTCACGGCAGTTTGTTGCTCCAAAGACCCTCTTTATCCTAATTGTCATTGTTGTGCTCATATTTGTGAGATATTTCCTGACTGGTTTAAAACCTGTGAAATATCGGAAGCCTGACTATTACCCTCACTGGAAAAAGTCAAACCTTCTCGCATGCGAAGGGAAAGTGAAAAATGACCCAATCATTAAAGTCACCAATCTTAAAACATACATGGTTGGCTCCTATGTAGAGCACCGACAAGAGGTGAAGAGGATAAGAACAATTGCTATAGTGCTTCTCAGTGAAAATGCAGAGTATCAATGCATGCTGTGCTGCAATGGGAAGAATGTGTCAGTATCTGCTTCTTTAAACATTCACTCTGATCACTATGGGTTTGAGTACGGCACTGCTGATATTATATGCCAAATACCGGAAGAGTGTCCAACACCAACACATGTGGCTATCACTCCCAAATCACCTAAAGAGAATGGATTACTGCAGGATATTCATGCCTTCCAACCTGTTAGGAATcaacagaaacaggaagtttTTCCCTATGAATTCACAGTTTGCATTTCTGCCATGTATGACTATGAGAATGTATTGCTGCTTGTTCAGGCCATGGAGATGTTCAGGATACTCGGTGTCCAGAAGGTAGCTATTTACAAAACCAACTGCAGTAAAGATACACAGAAGGTCCTGGATTATTACGTCAGTCAGAACTTTGTGGAGCTCATCCCTTGGAGTGTATCGTCCTACATTAATGTATCCAGAGGCTGGAAGAAGCAGGTATCGCCAGGGGAACTACACTACTTTGGGCAAATCGCAGCACTTAATGACTGTTTGTATCGTTACATGTACAAGAGTCACTATGTAGCTCTTCAAGATCTGGATGAATTCATTCTACCTTTGAATTTTAACAATTGGGCAGAGCTTCTGCCTGAATTGGAGAGGAAATATGGTCAGGAGGTGGGATTTGAGTTtgagaataatttttttcctatttactTGAAGGATCCAAAATCCAAAAAGTATTCACCAGACTCCTGGAAGAAGGTTCCGGgacaaaacattttagaatatGTTTATAAGTTAATCAATGATCCTTCAAAATTCAATAATTTCAAAGTTATTGTAAATCCTCGTCTAGTGTTTGAAACTACAGTCCATGGATTGTTGAAATCAATGAAGGGTACTGTGAGAGTGAACCCTGAAGTTGCCCGCATGTATCACATAAAGAACTTTAAGAAAGAAGATGcgttaacaaataaaatcatactGGACACTCATCTCAGAGACTATGCAGATAGGCTGATACCTGCTGTTTCTGAAGTGCTTCATATTGTACTAAAATTGCCAAAAGTGTAA
- the LOC113634363 gene encoding glycosyltransferase family 92 protein F13G3.3-like isoform X9: MVGSYVEHRQEVKRIRTIAIVLLSENAEYQCMLCCNGKNVSVSASLNIHSDHYGFEYGTADIICQIPEECPTPTHVAITPKSPKENGLLQDIHAFQPVRNQQKQEVFPYEFTVCISAMYDYENVLLLVQAMEMFRILGVQKVAIYKTNCSKDTQKVLDYYVSQNFVELIPWSVSSYINVSRGWKKQVSPGELHYFGQIAALNDCLYRYMYKSHYVALQDLDEFILPLNFNNWAELLPELERKYGQEVGFEFENNFFPIYLKDPKSKKYSPDSWKKVPGQNILEYVYKLINDPSKFNNFKVIVNPRLVFETTVHGLLKSMKGTVRVNPEVARMYHIKNFKKEDALTNKIILDTHLRDYADRLIPAVSEVLHIVLKLPKV; encoded by the coding sequence ATGGTTGGCTCCTATGTAGAGCACCGACAAGAGGTGAAGAGGATAAGAACAATTGCTATAGTGCTTCTCAGTGAAAATGCAGAGTATCAATGCATGCTGTGCTGCAATGGGAAGAATGTGTCAGTATCTGCTTCTTTAAACATTCACTCTGATCACTATGGGTTTGAGTACGGCACTGCTGATATTATATGCCAAATACCGGAAGAGTGTCCAACACCAACACATGTGGCTATCACTCCCAAATCACCTAAAGAGAATGGATTACTGCAGGATATTCATGCCTTCCAACCTGTTAGGAATcaacagaaacaggaagtttTTCCCTATGAATTCACAGTTTGCATTTCTGCCATGTATGACTATGAGAATGTATTGCTGCTTGTTCAGGCCATGGAGATGTTCAGGATACTCGGTGTCCAGAAGGTAGCTATTTACAAAACCAACTGCAGTAAAGATACACAGAAGGTCCTGGATTATTACGTCAGTCAGAACTTTGTGGAGCTCATCCCTTGGAGTGTATCGTCCTACATTAATGTATCCAGAGGCTGGAAGAAGCAGGTATCGCCAGGGGAACTACACTACTTTGGGCAAATCGCAGCACTTAATGACTGTTTGTATCGTTACATGTACAAGAGTCACTATGTAGCTCTTCAAGATCTGGATGAATTCATTCTACCTTTGAATTTTAACAATTGGGCAGAGCTTCTGCCTGAATTGGAGAGGAAATATGGTCAGGAGGTGGGATTTGAGTTtgagaataatttttttcctatttactTGAAGGATCCAAAATCCAAAAAGTATTCACCAGACTCCTGGAAGAAGGTTCCGGgacaaaacattttagaatatGTTTATAAGTTAATCAATGATCCTTCAAAATTCAATAATTTCAAAGTTATTGTAAATCCTCGTCTAGTGTTTGAAACTACAGTCCATGGATTGTTGAAATCAATGAAGGGTACTGTGAGAGTGAACCCTGAAGTTGCCCGCATGTATCACATAAAGAACTTTAAGAAAGAAGATGcgttaacaaataaaatcatactGGACACTCATCTCAGAGACTATGCAGATAGGCTGATACCTGCTGTTTCTGAAGTGCTTCATATTGTACTAAAATTGCCAAAAGTGTAA